One genomic region from Portunus trituberculatus isolate SZX2019 chromosome 3, ASM1759143v1, whole genome shotgun sequence encodes:
- the LOC123508628 gene encoding uncharacterized protein LOC123508628: protein MTEKVIGCVSLIFLLADNSLTLACCAIHFIRGSLYNGTVNGAISVVLFCVAGIITNLFHFFRHEATRMPQRSAGKKAKTFLLICIPNYYLVMWSLMRCVKSESLTIKCWTASLRLFYCSTGSLVQAVYQSYLVVRLWWEDDIPNEYYIIMIVTAVYLTLYAIYGVCRYVWVQCYDETGSYLPLMHIFLITFTLTLNMCGRVTAMSVVMGTLGWWWLVIAIATPFLVNFAVYIHTAAQRTPEKIGYFHNCCRYISLIPLALLSSMTISDKRYLTILTTLAWIASYLPQILMFNSHMTNWLVWIVPTVAQICSLIIMMATWKVFEAAFYRFSRLAGTHPWSVTFLRVECTQNVIAQPTHSIMQ from the exons ATGACAGAAAAGGTTATAGGTTGcgtctctctcatcttcctcttggcTGACAATAGCCTGACCTTAGCTTGCTGTGCCATACATTTCATTAGGGGCTCGCTTTATAATGGCACAGTTAATGGGGCCATTTCTGTTGTCTTATTCTGTGTCGCTGGCATCATTACAAATTTATTCCACTTCTTTAG GCATGAGGCGACAAGAATGCCACAGAGGAGTGCGGGAAAGAAGGCCAAGACCTTCCTGTTAATCTGTATCCCAAACTATTACCTTGTCATGTG GAGTTTGATGAGATGTGTGAAGAGTGAGAGCCTGACAATTAAGTGTTGGACAGCTTCCCTCAGGCTGTTTTACTGCTCCACAGGCTCCCTTGTACAGGCTGTCTACCAG AGTTACTTGGTGGTCAGGCTGTGGTGGGAAGATGACATTCCGAATGAATATT ACATCATAatgatagtgacagcagtgtacCTGACTCTGTACGCCATCTATGGGGTCTGTCGGTACGTGTGGGTGCAATGTTACGATGAGACAGGCAGCTACCTCCCCCTCATGCACATTTTCCTCATCACCTTCACTCTAACGCTTAATATGT GTGGGCGTGTAACAGCCATGTCTGTGGTGATGGGGACCTTAGGCTGGTGGTGGCTCGTCATCGCAATTGCCACCCCTTTCCTCGTCAACTTTGCTGTCTACATCCACACAGCTGCTCAGAGAACCCCAGAGAAAATAGGATACTTTCATAATTGTTGTCGATATATCAGTTTAATTCCTCTggcccttctttcctccatgacAATATCTGACAAACGATATTTAACCATTCTCACAACGCTGGCTTGGATTGCCTCATACCTCCCTCAGATTCTAATGTTTAACAGTCATATGACGAACTGGCTTGTGTGGATTGTTCCGACTGTTGCCCAGATCTGTTCCTTGATTATTATGATGGCCACTTGGAAGGTATTTGAGGCCGCGTTCTACCGGTTCAGTCGCCTAGCTGGTACTCATCCATGGTCCGTCACGTTTTTGAGAGTAGAATGCACTCAAAACGTGATAGCCCAGCCAACCCACTCCATTATGCAGTGA